The DNA region AAATTACGACGCGATCGTCTATGACGGCAACAGCGATCGAGCCACCCTGCTAACCATCGGCGCACCGGAGGTTTTGTCCTGGTACGTGCGCCGCTTCCAAAAGGTGGTGGCCGAGTCGGACTTTGCCAAGGCGATTTCGCCCTTTGTGCAGCCGATTTCCATGGCGGTGTTGAGCAGTGGCGGCATGTCTAGCACGCCGTGGGAAGGCCCCTTGGGTGAGTTTCAGGACTTGCTCGATCGGGGACGAAACTTGCTGGCCGATCCGCGTCGAGTGGCGGGCTGGCTGGTGGCCAATGGCGATCCGGTGTCGCAGGCCTTGGCTCAATACCTGTGGGGCAGTGCGCAACAGGCGGGCTTAACCGTGGGCGGGTTGTTTTTGAATCGATCGAGCGATCCGGGGGCGATCGGCTCGGACTTCAACCCCCTGACCGTGACGGCAATTCCCGAGCAAAGCGCCACCCCGAATTGGGATGCGCTGATCCCGCTGATGCCGGATTTTGCCGCCTTGGCCCAGCAGGCTCCCCGCCCGATCGAAATCGACTTAGCCACCCAACAGGTGAAGCTGTTCCTGCCAGGGTTCACCAAGGAGCAAATCCACCTGACCCAATCGGGGCCAGAGGTGACGATCGAAGCGGGCGAACAACGCCGCAATATCTTCTTGCCGCCGTCCCTGGCCGGGCGATCGGTCAAGGGCGCAAAATTCAGCGATCGCTACTTGATCATTTCCTTTTAAGCTCAGCCCCCACCCCTCGATCGTGCAAGACAATGGGATCGGCTGACCCTCTGGAGGCAATGTGGCCATGACGCTGCCAACCATCACCCCTGCGTTGACCCTGGCGGACTTTTTGCGGCGAACGGAGATTGACGAATCGCCCGCTTGGGAATTTCACGATCGCCTAGCCCAGCAAAAGCCCATGCCCGGAGTTCAACATAGTCGGCTGCAAATTCGGTTGGCGGTGGCGATTAACGCGATTGCTTCCGGTTGGGAAGCGTTGCCGGAGTTGCGTTGCACCTTTGGCGATCGGTCGATCGTGCCCGATTTGTCGGTGCTGAAAACCGCTGAGTTGCCGATCGACTCCCAAGGAATGGTGATTGCTGAAGGGATTGAGTTTGCCCCGGCTTGGGCGATCGAAATTTTGTCGCCGGCCCAGGGCGAAACCCGTGTGATTCGGAATCTCACGCATTGTCTAGCCCATGGCAGCCAGTTGGGATGGTTAGTGTTGCCGCGCGATCGGGTGGTGGTGGTGTTTTTGCCCGATCGCGCTCCGGTGGAGCTGGCCGGGGGCGATCGGTTGCCGGTGCTGCCGGATTTGGATCTCAATTTGACGGGCGATCGGCTCTTTGGCTGGCTGGCGGGTGCTGCGTCAACGGAGCGGGACTAACCCAAGAGAGACGGGCATTGAGTGGGTTGCTTATACTAGCGGCATCCCCTTTCCCTTACGAAACGCCCGTAGGGTGCATGGGAGAAAGCTTGGCAGGCCATAACAATCCCCATTCATCTCCCATGCACCGCCACCCGTCACGCTTGCAACGACGATTCCCGATCGGTTGGGTGGCGATCGATTTTCGGTGCATGGGAGAACAAATGCAGCGTTTCGTGACCATTGGGCCTTGCTCCCATGCACCCTACGATTTTTCTGCGATAAAGAAGCCGCCGACAAATCGATTGGCTTTTTTAAAGCCATATCCCAAATTCTTCCCAGCCTATCGAGTGCGATCAACGGCTTGCTGGGTCAAATTACGGCTCTGTTGGGCTGAAATGCCCCCGATCGCTCAGCCAACAAACAGCAGCGAAACGGACAAACCCGATCGATTCCCGTAGGGGCGCATCGCCATGCGCCCTCCGATAAGCGAAATCTACGAGAGACCCTGGCGGAGGGCGTACAGCGGTACGCCCCTACCTGTTTGTTGTTTTTGTAAGAAAACAGCATGGTGATCTCGAAGGGTGATCAGCGCATGAAAAAGATGACCCGCAAACAACGTGATAGGAACATCCAAAAGCTCTTTCCGCCAATTGCCGACATTAAGCCGATGATGCTGCCGGACACGAGCATAATTGTGAGCAAACTGCTGCCGGTTGTTGCACCGCCAACAACGCCCAAGGTAATGGCTAAAAGCGGCCCAAA from Limnothrix sp. FACHB-406 includes:
- a CDS encoding Uma2 family endonuclease, whose protein sequence is MTLPTITPALTLADFLRRTEIDESPAWEFHDRLAQQKPMPGVQHSRLQIRLAVAINAIASGWEALPELRCTFGDRSIVPDLSVLKTAELPIDSQGMVIAEGIEFAPAWAIEILSPAQGETRVIRNLTHCLAHGSQLGWLVLPRDRVVVVFLPDRAPVELAGGDRLPVLPDLDLNLTGDRLFGWLAGAASTERD
- a CDS encoding ArsA family ATPase, giving the protein MAFTLTLLGKGGSGRSTLAIAAAMALANQGKRVLLFGQDAGPTLGMMLGTGAIGSDPQAIGSNLWAVQPAATTLLERGWDEIKRLELEYLRQPFFRNVYGEELAVLPGMDRALTLNTLRQYEASGNYDAIVYDGNSDRATLLTIGAPEVLSWYVRRFQKVVAESDFAKAISPFVQPISMAVLSSGGMSSTPWEGPLGEFQDLLDRGRNLLADPRRVAGWLVANGDPVSQALAQYLWGSAQQAGLTVGGLFLNRSSDPGAIGSDFNPLTVTAIPEQSATPNWDALIPLMPDFAALAQQAPRPIEIDLATQQVKLFLPGFTKEQIHLTQSGPEVTIEAGEQRRNIFLPPSLAGRSVKGAKFSDRYLIISF